One window of Candidatus Jidaibacter acanthamoeba genomic DNA carries:
- a CDS encoding IS110 family transposase produces the protein MFEGTLGIDISKKELAVALIIGNKISKNKFANNQQGFAKLNQWLSIKAIKDLKVCMEATGSYGDEVAEFLYNQGYSVSIINPACIKAYASSKLKRHKTDEVDAVLIAEYANKNELHPYKPRDSMLKKLRSFYRCQQNLKIQRTQVSNYLENEHTLPDSISIIYRRLLNEIDLQIKSIDLLIDELLTNNSTLKEHCENLQSIPGVGKITAIAILSEVPDFSSFNSARQLAAYAGLTPKQNTSGTSVRGKSRLSKIGSSNLRKALYFPAISAKSHNSIVKEFANKLKNRGKNTMVIIGAIMRKLLHIAFGVIKHKTKYNSQMLYT, from the coding sequence TTTGAAGGAACTCTAGGTATAGATATATCAAAGAAAGAACTAGCTGTAGCTTTGATAATTGGAAATAAAATTAGTAAGAACAAATTTGCTAATAATCAACAAGGATTTGCCAAACTTAACCAATGGTTGAGTATAAAAGCAATTAAGGATCTAAAAGTATGTATGGAAGCAACAGGTAGCTATGGTGATGAAGTAGCGGAGTTTTTATATAATCAAGGATATAGTGTAAGTATAATTAACCCGGCTTGCATTAAAGCTTATGCGTCAAGTAAACTAAAGAGGCATAAAACTGATGAAGTTGATGCTGTACTTATTGCTGAGTATGCTAATAAGAATGAATTACACCCCTATAAACCTAGGGATAGTATGCTTAAGAAATTAAGGAGCTTTTATCGTTGTCAGCAAAACCTTAAAATCCAACGTACCCAAGTTTCAAATTACCTTGAAAATGAGCATACCTTACCTGACTCTATAAGTATAATATATAGGAGATTGTTAAATGAAATAGATCTGCAAATTAAAAGTATAGACTTACTTATTGATGAATTACTAACTAACAATTCTACACTAAAAGAGCACTGCGAGAATTTGCAAAGTATACCGGGAGTTGGAAAGATTACTGCTATTGCTATACTATCTGAAGTTCCTGACTTCTCTTCTTTTAACAGTGCAAGACAACTAGCTGCATATGCAGGACTTACTCCTAAACAAAATACTTCTGGCACTTCAGTAAGAGGTAAATCAAGATTGTCAAAAATAGGCTCTTCGAACTTAAGAAAAGCTTTATATTTTCCTGCTATCTCAGCTAAATCACACAACTCAATAGTCAAAGAATTTGCCAATAAATTAAAAAACAGAGGTAAAAATACCATGGTCATTATTGGAGCGATTATGAGAAAGTTACTTCATATAGCATTCGGTGTTATTAAGCATAAAACTAAATACAACTCACAAATGTTATATACTTGA